One Streptomyces sp. L2 genomic window carries:
- a CDS encoding MarR family transcriptional regulator, producing MPEPGSEPGPEPGRDDVDAVTRAVLTASRLLVAVSARSLAEVEERVTLPQFRMLVVLSSRGATKLVALADLLQVAPSTAMRMVDRLIAAGLADRQPNPANRRETLLRLTGEGRRTVETVTARRRAELAPIVERLRPDQRAALIEALAAFNEAGGEPPVPMDGTETSRLGWVTATLPTPDSPDSAEGPKGPGDSAEGRGRSGDSA from the coding sequence ATGCCTGAGCCCGGATCCGAGCCCGGGCCCGAGCCGGGCCGGGACGACGTCGACGCGGTCACCCGGGCGGTGCTGACCGCCTCCCGGCTGCTCGTGGCGGTGTCCGCGCGCTCGCTCGCGGAGGTCGAGGAGCGGGTGACGCTGCCGCAGTTCCGCATGCTGGTCGTGCTGTCCAGCCGCGGTGCCACCAAGCTGGTCGCGCTGGCCGACCTGCTGCAGGTGGCGCCCTCGACCGCGATGCGCATGGTGGACCGGCTGATCGCGGCCGGTCTCGCGGACCGGCAGCCCAACCCCGCCAACCGGCGGGAGACGCTGCTGCGGCTGACCGGGGAGGGCCGGCGGACGGTGGAGACGGTCACCGCCCGGCGGCGCGCCGAACTCGCCCCGATCGTCGAGCGGTTGCGTCCGGACCAGCGGGCGGCGCTCATCGAGGCACTGGCCGCGTTCAACGAGGCCGGCGGTGAGCCCCCCGTCCCCATGGACGGCACCGAGACGTCCCGGCTGGGCTGGGTGACCGCCACCCTGCCGACACCGGACTCCCCGGATTCCGCCGAAGGGCCGAAGGGGCCGGGGGATTCCGCCGAAGGCCGGGGGAGGTCGGGGGATTCCGCGTAA
- a CDS encoding PP2C family protein-serine/threonine phosphatase, producing MTVKKPPRNVTVLSWMPFAVMAVVTAGDLLSGPGVGFLPLVSLGPAFAGLVGGWRRTALIGAASLLLCVVLGVYDGLFEERRGFTAMASVAGVTGVGIAAALMRSRREAELASVRSIAEVAQRVLLRPVPRTAGPLQTTVSYTSAVADAHIGGDLYEVVASPHGIRVIVGDVQGKGLAAVETAAVVLGAFREAAHDEPDLLGLGERLERSVARELEGEKFVTAVLAEIGSGHDVVFLNYGHPAPMVVRADGRTDFPRPPAYALPLGLGMHETEGPKPYRVPFAPGEQLLLYTDGVTETRDADGVFYPLGDRSRLLDEPDADAALSALREDLMRHAEGPLHDDAAMLLVRYRGHPGVANGVERDHGRDRDA from the coding sequence ATGACCGTGAAGAAGCCACCGAGGAACGTGACGGTGCTGTCCTGGATGCCCTTCGCGGTGATGGCCGTGGTGACGGCGGGGGACCTGCTGTCCGGGCCCGGAGTGGGCTTCCTGCCGCTGGTCTCGCTCGGCCCCGCCTTCGCGGGCCTCGTCGGTGGCTGGCGCCGTACGGCCCTGATCGGCGCCGCCTCCCTGCTGCTCTGCGTCGTCCTCGGGGTGTACGACGGGCTCTTCGAGGAACGCCGGGGCTTCACCGCGATGGCCTCGGTCGCCGGCGTCACCGGCGTGGGCATCGCGGCCGCCCTGATGCGCTCCCGGCGGGAGGCGGAACTCGCCAGCGTCCGCTCCATCGCGGAGGTGGCCCAGCGGGTGCTGCTGCGCCCGGTGCCGAGAACCGCGGGCCCGCTGCAGACGACGGTGTCCTACACCTCGGCCGTCGCCGACGCGCACATCGGCGGGGACCTGTACGAGGTGGTGGCCTCGCCGCACGGGATCCGGGTGATCGTCGGCGATGTGCAGGGCAAGGGACTGGCGGCGGTCGAGACGGCCGCCGTGGTGCTCGGCGCCTTCCGGGAGGCGGCCCACGACGAGCCCGACCTGCTGGGCCTGGGAGAGCGGCTGGAACGCAGCGTGGCCCGGGAACTGGAGGGGGAGAAGTTCGTCACCGCCGTACTTGCCGAGATCGGCTCCGGCCACGACGTCGTCTTCCTCAACTACGGGCACCCCGCCCCGATGGTCGTACGCGCCGACGGCCGCACCGACTTCCCGCGGCCGCCCGCCTACGCGCTGCCGCTGGGCCTCGGCATGCACGAGACGGAGGGTCCCAAGCCGTACCGGGTGCCCTTCGCCCCCGGCGAGCAACTGCTCCTCTACACCGACGGCGTCACCGAGACCCGGGACGCGGACGGCGTGTTCTACCCGCTCGGCGACCGGTCGCGGCTGCTGGACGAGCCCGACGCGGACGCCGCCCTGAGTGCCCTGCGCGAGGACCTGATGCGGCACGCCGAGGGCCCGCTCCACGACGACGCGGCGATGCTGCTGGTGCGCTACCGCGGTCACCCCGGCGTCGCGAACGGGGTAGAAAGGGACCATGGCCGAGACCGCGATGCCTGA
- a CDS encoding glycoside hydrolase family 15 protein, translated as MGDDTDSDATPPPRDGGCPPWVLRDYATLADGERGALVDPKGRIVWLCAPRWHDDAVFSSLIGGAGHFAVTPTDDWHVWGGYYEDGTLIWVSRWVTRDSVVECRDALAMPASSDRLVLLRRMRVERGAARLRMILDPRPGFGSERVRDARLDGEVWTARAGGLHLRLLGAHRASWGEEGLRGEFRLAEGEEHDLVLELSERPGAGPLEPGRLWRETEQQWKDAVPDCSDLAAPRDARHAYAVLRGLTSDSGGMVAAATTSLPERANSGRSYDYRFAWLRDQSYAGLAVAAHRPHPLLDGAVRFVAERILVDGDAVRPAYTVTGGPVPQESTLPLPGYPGGSDRIGNAAATQFQLDTFGEALQLFAAAARHDRLTPEAEQAVTVAVDAVERNWQRPDAGLWELDDRWWTHSRLSVVCGLRRIAEVLPGATSERCAKTAEVILAETRRRCLRPDGRWRRAADDDGPEAALLVPVARGCMPAGDPSAATTRAYIEDCLGEDGYLYRFDHEGIPLGEAEGAFLLCGFTMALATCHLGDRQRAWRWFERTRSACGPAGLFAEEYDVRQRQLRGNLPQAFVHAMLLECAARLDEGPSPD; from the coding sequence ATGGGTGACGATACGGATTCGGATGCGACACCGCCCCCGCGTGACGGCGGCTGCCCGCCCTGGGTGCTCCGTGACTACGCGACCCTCGCGGACGGCGAACGCGGAGCGCTGGTCGACCCCAAGGGCAGGATCGTCTGGCTCTGCGCCCCCCGCTGGCACGACGACGCGGTCTTCTCGTCCCTGATCGGCGGTGCCGGGCACTTCGCGGTCACGCCCACCGACGACTGGCACGTCTGGGGCGGCTACTACGAGGACGGCACCCTGATCTGGGTGAGCCGCTGGGTGACCCGGGACAGCGTCGTGGAGTGCCGGGACGCCCTGGCGATGCCCGCGTCGTCCGACCGGCTCGTGCTGCTGCGCAGGATGCGGGTGGAACGCGGCGCGGCCCGGCTGCGGATGATTCTCGACCCCCGCCCGGGGTTCGGTTCCGAGCGGGTGCGCGATGCCCGGCTGGACGGGGAGGTGTGGACGGCCCGGGCCGGCGGACTGCACCTGCGGCTGCTCGGCGCGCACCGGGCCTCCTGGGGCGAGGAGGGGCTGCGCGGCGAGTTCCGGCTGGCCGAGGGCGAGGAACACGACCTGGTGCTGGAGCTGTCCGAACGGCCCGGCGCCGGCCCACTGGAGCCCGGCCGGCTGTGGCGGGAGACGGAACAGCAGTGGAAGGACGCCGTACCGGACTGCTCCGACCTCGCCGCGCCCCGCGACGCGCGGCACGCGTACGCCGTACTGCGCGGCCTGACCAGCGACTCGGGCGGCATGGTCGCGGCGGCCACGACCTCGCTGCCGGAGCGGGCGAACAGCGGGCGCAGCTACGACTACCGCTTCGCCTGGCTGCGCGACCAGAGCTACGCCGGCCTGGCCGTCGCCGCGCACCGGCCGCACCCGCTGCTCGACGGCGCGGTGCGTTTCGTGGCCGAGCGCATCCTCGTCGACGGCGACGCGGTCCGCCCCGCCTACACGGTGACCGGGGGGCCGGTCCCCCAGGAGTCGACGCTGCCGCTGCCCGGCTACCCGGGAGGCAGCGACCGGATCGGCAACGCGGCCGCCACCCAGTTCCAGCTCGACACCTTCGGCGAGGCACTGCAGCTGTTCGCGGCCGCCGCCCGGCACGACCGGCTCACTCCGGAGGCGGAGCAGGCGGTGACCGTGGCGGTGGACGCGGTCGAGCGCAACTGGCAGCGGCCCGACGCCGGTCTGTGGGAGCTGGACGACCGGTGGTGGACCCACTCGCGGCTGAGCGTGGTGTGCGGGCTGCGCCGGATCGCGGAGGTGCTGCCCGGCGCGACGAGCGAACGGTGCGCCAAGACGGCCGAGGTCATCCTCGCCGAGACCCGCCGCCGCTGTCTGCGGCCCGACGGCCGCTGGCGCCGGGCGGCGGACGACGACGGCCCCGAGGCGGCCCTGCTGGTGCCGGTGGCCCGCGGCTGCATGCCCGCCGGCGACCCCAGCGCGGCCACCACGCGCGCGTACATCGAGGACTGTCTGGGCGAGGACGGCTACCTCTACCGGTTCGACCACGAGGGCATCCCGCTGGGCGAGGCCGAAGGGGCGTTCCTGCTCTGCGGGTTCACCATGGCCCTGGCCACCTGTCACCTCGGTGACCGGCAGCGGGCCTGGCGCTGGTTCGAGCGGACCCGGTCGGCGTGCGGGCCGGCCGGTCTGTTCGCGGAGGAGTACGACGTGCGCCAGCGGCAGTTGCGCGGCAACCTGCCCCAGGCGTTCGTGCACGCCATGCTGCTGGAGTGCGCGGCCCGCCTCGACGAGGGGCCGTCACCGGACTGA
- a CDS encoding CBS domain-containing protein yields MRARDLAVVYETVGLDSAALDAARLMAAHRLPALLVVDERGAPEAILPASQMVKLLVPGYVVEDPTLAAVVDEDHADRLCEALAGLRVRDCLTATAPPPAIAAPDDTALEVAAQMAQARSPLVAVVDRDGAGPRLLGVITASHLLERLLAVT; encoded by the coding sequence GTGCGGGCGCGGGATTTGGCGGTGGTGTATGAGACGGTCGGCCTGGACAGCGCCGCCCTCGACGCCGCCCGGCTGATGGCCGCCCACCGGCTGCCCGCCCTGCTGGTGGTGGATGAGCGCGGCGCGCCCGAGGCGATCCTGCCCGCCTCCCAGATGGTCAAGCTCCTGGTGCCGGGATACGTCGTGGAGGACCCGACCCTCGCCGCCGTCGTCGACGAGGACCACGCCGACCGGCTCTGCGAGGCCCTGGCCGGACTCCGGGTCCGCGACTGCCTCACCGCGACCGCGCCCCCGCCAGCGATCGCCGCGCCCGACGACACGGCCTTGGAGGTCGCCGCGCAGATGGCGCAGGCCCGCAGCCCGCTCGTCGCCGTGGTCGACCGGGACGGGGCCGGTCCCCGGCTCCTCGGCGTCATCACGGCCTCGCACCTGCTGGAGCGCCTGCTCGCCGTCACGTGA
- a CDS encoding DNA repair ATPase — translation MATVPEAGAHDAGTYELLRDRLTAQAAELARRADALNARRVEEFGSARLDLAGSEQLRTPHPCVPCDVVAVGDTLLLGTAGRPAPDAPPAVADVFTLYDRELNPLPETAVPGLLDDPSFQREFADLHRYFRQARLLRLRITAGRLLAVFRTGEKADDIRVLRWTPTDDGRVAFLDARGERDDVFPPSDEVTWTATTREDHVLGRHPHVAVPGGLFVSTVGGTLTVKTENDTETGEGIHSEPVDEPLQALADADIAHARVGALVLLRVRPYKEDAHRHLVFNTLTRSVTRLDGLGQGCRRLPEDRGVLFPGGYCLATGTVKTYDLDVRELEFEREVRSPNGEDVLYAFHARGGGRALLLSYNTIRQEVAAPLPCRGWGLFDDGTFAVVRADGDQPAQVHPVQLWHSPYDSDTHAAGAPTGSGPLARIGNADLVRAISACLSVAGTVRDGITTGEGYQALSAACVRTADGHHWLGETELGGLHGPLDDLRDTVGQILAEFEHVQVLTRQAADALDEAAGRIATVVRRLRGEAPKDAAAWVAGLTELRHAHGRLLNLKELRYADRDRLDTLATVAETDLAALGERAVGLLAEDDAFAAHHTGVEQLAADAQAITTVAEAGPVGARLDELADGLTTVTDVVASLDMGDATVRTAVLERAAAVLAGVNRARAALDARRRALLDHEGRAESAAETALLGQLVTTALAAADTTEACDDQLARLLARLEDLESRFADFDDVLADLADRRTEIYEAFTARKQTLADARARRAEQLAASAARVLDTVARRSAALTDPDAVSAYFASDPLVAKVRRSAAELRDLGDPVRAEELTGRLESARQEAARALKDRTDLYGDGGRTLRLGAHRFAVTTQPLDLTLVPHGEGLAYAVTGTDYRAPVTDPGFADTRPFWQRTLPSESPEVYRAEHLAARLLGAHSPEALMAADLPALVRRTAQEAYDEGYETGVHDHDATAVLTALLPLYEGAGALRHEPAARAAAQLFWAHRTTEAARQTWTRRARSLARARDTFGLAPAITDLRRELADAIGGDEAAIGGEAAAGYLFEELTGGPEGFVLGAGVRVLLEKFRRTVGTTAYDDDLAALDALDDLPARRQLVQAWLSAYATATGTELAPGDLAEAVAAELCPDLPRYDGDAPLTATAEGLLGTHPRVTGGRLPLRLDEFLARTARFAAHDVPAFRAYQRRRTALVDAERARLRLDDHRPRVMSGFVRNRLVDEVYLPLVGDSLAKQLGTAGAGGRTGTGGLLLLLSPPGYGKTTLMEYVAGRLGLMLVRVSGPALGNAVTSLDPADAPDAGSRQEIEKINFALAAGSNTLLHLDDIQHTSPELLQKFIPLCDATRRVEGVWDGQPRTYDLRGKRFAVCMAGNPFTESGARFQVPDMLANRADVWNLGDVLTGKEDAFALSFLENALTSNPVLAPLAGRDSADLDLLLRLAAGDPTARADRLEYAVPSAELDRVLAVLRHLLAARDTVLAVNAAYIASAAHADAARTEPPFRLQGSYRTMNRIAQRLRPVMNDAERAAVIDDHYTAEARTLTQGAEANLLKLAELRGTLTPAQADRWAEVKAAHVRARALGGAEDDPLVRAVAGIGLLADRLAAVESAIRRAAGDPAGSAHPRHAARPRET, via the coding sequence ATGGCCACCGTCCCGGAGGCGGGCGCCCACGACGCCGGCACCTACGAGCTGCTGCGCGACCGCCTCACCGCGCAGGCCGCCGAACTCGCCCGCCGTGCCGACGCCCTCAACGCCCGCCGCGTCGAGGAGTTCGGCTCCGCCCGGCTCGACCTCGCCGGCAGCGAGCAGCTGCGCACCCCGCACCCGTGCGTCCCGTGCGACGTCGTCGCCGTCGGGGACACGCTGCTCCTCGGCACCGCCGGCCGGCCCGCGCCGGACGCCCCGCCCGCGGTGGCCGACGTGTTCACGCTCTACGACCGCGAGCTGAACCCGCTGCCCGAGACCGCCGTACCCGGACTGCTCGACGACCCGTCCTTCCAGCGGGAGTTCGCCGACCTGCACCGCTACTTCCGCCAGGCCCGGCTGCTGCGCCTGCGGATCACCGCCGGCCGGCTCCTCGCGGTGTTCCGCACCGGCGAGAAGGCCGACGACATCCGCGTGCTGCGCTGGACCCCCACCGACGACGGCCGGGTGGCCTTCCTGGACGCGCGCGGCGAACGCGACGACGTCTTCCCGCCCTCCGACGAGGTCACCTGGACCGCGACGACCCGCGAGGACCACGTCCTCGGCCGCCACCCGCACGTCGCCGTCCCCGGCGGGCTGTTCGTCTCGACCGTCGGGGGCACCCTCACCGTCAAGACGGAGAACGACACCGAGACGGGGGAGGGCATCCACAGCGAACCGGTCGACGAACCGCTGCAGGCCCTCGCCGACGCGGACATCGCCCACGCGCGCGTGGGCGCCCTCGTCCTCCTGCGCGTCCGCCCCTACAAGGAGGACGCCCACCGGCACCTCGTGTTCAACACCCTCACCCGATCGGTCACCCGCCTGGACGGCCTCGGACAGGGCTGCCGCCGCCTCCCCGAGGACCGGGGCGTCCTGTTCCCCGGCGGCTACTGCCTGGCCACGGGGACCGTGAAGACGTACGACCTCGACGTCCGCGAGCTGGAGTTCGAGCGGGAGGTGCGCTCGCCCAACGGCGAGGACGTGCTGTACGCCTTCCACGCGCGCGGCGGCGGTCGCGCCCTGCTGCTGTCGTACAACACGATCCGCCAGGAGGTCGCGGCCCCGCTGCCCTGCCGGGGCTGGGGCCTCTTCGACGACGGCACGTTCGCCGTGGTCCGCGCGGACGGCGACCAGCCGGCCCAGGTCCACCCGGTCCAGCTGTGGCACTCGCCGTACGACTCCGACACCCATGCCGCGGGCGCCCCCACCGGCAGCGGACCGCTGGCCCGGATCGGCAACGCCGACCTGGTGCGCGCCATCTCCGCCTGCCTGTCCGTCGCCGGCACCGTCCGCGACGGCATCACGACCGGCGAGGGCTACCAGGCCCTGTCCGCCGCCTGCGTCCGCACCGCCGACGGCCACCACTGGCTGGGCGAGACCGAACTCGGCGGCCTGCACGGGCCGTTGGACGACCTCCGGGACACCGTCGGCCAGATCCTCGCCGAGTTCGAGCACGTCCAGGTCCTCACCCGGCAGGCCGCCGACGCGCTCGACGAGGCCGCCGGGCGGATCGCCACCGTGGTCCGCAGGCTGCGCGGCGAGGCCCCGAAGGACGCCGCCGCCTGGGTCGCCGGCCTGACCGAACTCCGGCACGCGCACGGCCGGCTCCTCAACCTCAAGGAGCTGCGGTACGCCGACCGGGACCGCCTCGACACCCTCGCCACCGTCGCCGAGACCGACCTCGCGGCTCTCGGCGAGCGGGCCGTGGGCCTCCTCGCCGAGGACGACGCCTTCGCCGCCCACCACACCGGCGTCGAACAACTCGCCGCCGACGCCCAGGCGATCACCACGGTCGCCGAAGCCGGCCCGGTCGGCGCCCGGCTCGACGAACTGGCCGACGGGCTCACCACCGTCACCGACGTCGTCGCGAGCCTCGACATGGGCGACGCCACCGTCCGCACCGCCGTCCTGGAGCGCGCCGCCGCCGTCCTCGCCGGCGTCAACCGCGCCCGCGCCGCCCTCGACGCCCGCCGCCGCGCCCTCCTCGACCACGAGGGCCGCGCCGAGTCCGCCGCCGAGACCGCCCTGCTCGGCCAGCTGGTCACCACCGCTCTCGCCGCCGCCGACACCACCGAGGCCTGCGACGACCAACTCGCCCGCCTCCTCGCCCGGCTGGAGGACCTGGAGTCCCGCTTCGCCGACTTCGACGACGTCCTCGCGGACCTCGCCGACCGGCGCACCGAGATCTACGAGGCGTTCACCGCCCGCAAACAGACCCTCGCCGACGCCCGCGCCCGCCGCGCCGAACAGCTCGCGGCCTCCGCCGCCCGCGTCCTGGACACCGTCGCCCGGCGCTCCGCCGCCCTCACCGACCCCGACGCGGTCAGCGCCTACTTCGCCTCCGACCCGCTCGTGGCCAAGGTCCGCCGCTCCGCCGCCGAACTGCGGGACCTCGGCGACCCCGTCCGCGCGGAGGAACTCACCGGCCGCCTGGAGTCCGCCCGCCAGGAAGCCGCCCGCGCCCTGAAGGACCGCACCGACCTGTACGGCGACGGCGGACGCACCCTGCGGCTCGGCGCCCACCGCTTCGCCGTCACCACCCAGCCACTCGACCTCACCCTCGTCCCGCACGGCGAGGGCCTCGCCTACGCCGTCACCGGCACCGACTACCGCGCCCCGGTCACCGACCCCGGCTTCGCGGACACCCGCCCGTTCTGGCAGCGCACCCTGCCCTCCGAGTCCCCCGAGGTCTACCGCGCCGAACACCTCGCCGCCCGCCTGCTCGGCGCACACTCGCCCGAGGCGCTCATGGCCGCCGACCTGCCCGCACTGGTACGCCGGACGGCGCAGGAGGCGTACGACGAGGGATACGAGACCGGCGTCCACGACCACGACGCGACCGCCGTCCTCACCGCGCTGCTGCCCCTGTACGAAGGGGCCGGGGCGCTGCGCCACGAACCGGCCGCCCGCGCCGCCGCCCAGCTCTTCTGGGCCCACCGCACCACGGAGGCCGCACGCCAGACCTGGACCCGGCGCGCCCGCTCGCTGGCCCGGGCCCGGGACACCTTCGGCCTGGCGCCCGCCATCACCGACCTGCGGCGCGAACTGGCGGACGCCATCGGCGGTGACGAGGCCGCCATCGGCGGCGAGGCCGCCGCCGGCTACCTTTTCGAGGAACTCACCGGCGGGCCCGAGGGATTCGTCCTCGGCGCCGGCGTGCGCGTCCTGCTGGAGAAGTTCCGCCGTACGGTGGGCACCACCGCCTACGACGACGACCTGGCCGCGCTGGATGCCCTGGACGACCTCCCGGCCCGCCGGCAGCTCGTCCAGGCCTGGCTGTCGGCGTACGCCACCGCCACCGGCACCGAACTCGCCCCGGGCGACCTCGCCGAGGCGGTCGCGGCCGAACTCTGCCCGGACCTGCCCCGCTACGACGGTGACGCCCCGCTCACCGCGACCGCCGAGGGACTGCTGGGCACGCACCCGCGCGTCACCGGCGGCCGGCTGCCGCTGCGGCTCGACGAGTTCCTCGCCCGCACGGCCCGGTTCGCCGCCCACGACGTGCCCGCGTTCCGCGCCTACCAGCGCCGGCGCACCGCCCTGGTGGACGCCGAGCGCGCCCGGCTGCGGCTGGACGACCACCGGCCCCGGGTCATGTCCGGCTTCGTCCGCAACCGGCTCGTCGACGAGGTCTACCTGCCGCTCGTCGGCGACAGCCTCGCCAAGCAGCTCGGCACCGCCGGCGCCGGCGGACGCACCGGTACCGGCGGCCTGCTGCTGCTCCTGTCCCCGCCCGGCTACGGCAAGACGACCCTCATGGAGTACGTCGCCGGCCGGCTCGGCCTGATGCTGGTGCGGGTCAGCGGCCCCGCCCTCGGCAACGCCGTCACCTCGCTCGACCCCGCCGACGCCCCCGACGCCGGATCCCGCCAGGAGATCGAGAAAATCAACTTCGCGCTGGCGGCAGGCAGCAACACGCTCCTCCACCTCGACGACATCCAGCACACCTCGCCCGAACTGCTGCAGAAGTTCATCCCGCTGTGCGACGCGACCCGCCGCGTCGAGGGCGTGTGGGACGGGCAGCCCCGCACCTACGACCTGCGCGGCAAGCGCTTCGCCGTCTGCATGGCCGGCAACCCCTTCACCGAGTCCGGAGCCCGCTTCCAGGTCCCCGACATGCTCGCCAACCGCGCCGACGTGTGGAACCTGGGCGACGTCCTGACCGGCAAGGAGGACGCGTTCGCCCTCAGCTTCCTGGAGAACGCGCTCACCTCGAACCCCGTCCTGGCGCCCCTCGCCGGCCGGGACAGCGCCGACCTGGACCTGCTGCTCCGGCTCGCCGCCGGCGACCCCACGGCACGCGCCGACCGCCTTGAGTACGCCGTCCCGTCGGCCGAGCTGGACCGCGTCCTCGCCGTGCTGCGCCATCTCCTCGCCGCCCGCGACACCGTCCTCGCGGTCAACGCCGCCTACATCGCCTCCGCCGCCCACGCCGACGCGGCCCGCACCGAGCCGCCGTTCCGCCTCCAGGGCTCCTACCGCACCATGAACCGGATCGCCCAGCGCCTGAGGCCCGTCATGAACGACGCCGAACGCGCCGCCGTCATCGACGACCACTACACCGCCGAGGCCCGGACCCTCACCCAGGGGGCCGAGGCCAACCTGCTGAAACTCGCCGAACTGCGGGGCACGCTCACCCCGGCCCAGGCCGACCGGTGGGCCGAGGTCAAGGCCGCCCACGTCCGCGCCCGGGCGCTCGGCGGCGCCGAGGACGATCCCCTCGTCCGCGCCGTGGCCGGAATCGGCCTCCTCGCCGACCGGCTCGCCGCCGTCGAGTCCGCCATCCGCCGCGCCGCCGGCGACCCGGCCGGCTCCGCGCATCCCCGGCACGCCGCCCGGCCCCGGGAGACCTGA
- a CDS encoding ArsB/NhaD family transporter, whose amino-acid sequence MSDWHAWAAVAVFAGAYALIISEKIHRVAVALGGAGLMLAIGATDDASAFYSETSGIDWNVIFLLMGMMMIVGVLKKTGMFEYLAIWSVKKARARPFRVMVMLVVITALISALLDNVTTVLLVAPVTLLVCERLALPAAPYLIAEVLASNIGGTATLVGDPPNIIIASRAGLTFNDFLVHLAPLIVVLVAVLLLLCRVMFREAFVYDEDRAAGIMALEEREAIKDPRLLVQGLLVLALVVAGFVLHPVLHYEPSVVALLGAGLLVAVSRVDTDEVLSEVEWPTLAFFAGLFIMIGGLIGTGVIDQVSQALAHAIGTGELGGAMTMLGASAVLSGIVDNIPYVATMAPVTADLVHTMGGGADHVMWWALALGADLGGNATAIGASANVVVLGIAERNRRPIGFWQFTKYGLVVTAATVAVSLAYVWLRYFALG is encoded by the coding sequence GTGAGCGACTGGCACGCCTGGGCCGCCGTCGCCGTCTTCGCCGGCGCGTACGCCCTGATCATCAGCGAGAAGATCCACCGGGTCGCCGTCGCCCTCGGCGGGGCCGGCCTGATGCTGGCGATCGGCGCGACCGACGACGCCTCGGCGTTCTACTCCGAGACCTCCGGCATCGACTGGAACGTCATCTTCCTGCTCATGGGCATGATGATGATCGTCGGCGTGCTGAAGAAGACCGGCATGTTCGAGTACCTGGCGATCTGGTCCGTGAAGAAGGCCCGCGCCAGGCCGTTCCGGGTGATGGTCATGCTGGTCGTCATCACCGCACTGATCTCCGCCCTGTTGGACAACGTGACGACCGTCCTGCTGGTCGCCCCGGTCACCCTCCTCGTCTGCGAACGCCTCGCCCTGCCCGCCGCGCCCTATCTGATCGCCGAGGTGCTGGCCTCCAACATCGGCGGCACGGCGACCCTCGTCGGCGACCCGCCCAACATCATCATCGCCAGCCGCGCCGGCCTGACCTTCAACGACTTCCTGGTCCACCTCGCCCCGCTGATCGTGGTCCTGGTCGCCGTCCTCCTGCTGCTCTGCCGGGTCATGTTCCGCGAGGCGTTCGTCTACGACGAGGACCGCGCCGCAGGGATCATGGCGCTGGAGGAACGGGAGGCCATCAAGGACCCCCGGCTGCTGGTGCAGGGCCTGCTCGTGCTCGCCCTCGTCGTGGCCGGCTTCGTGCTGCACCCGGTGCTGCACTACGAGCCGAGCGTCGTCGCCCTCCTCGGCGCCGGTCTCCTCGTGGCCGTCTCCCGGGTGGACACCGACGAGGTGCTCTCGGAGGTGGAGTGGCCGACCCTCGCCTTCTTCGCGGGCCTGTTCATCATGATCGGCGGCCTGATCGGCACCGGCGTCATCGACCAGGTCTCCCAGGCCCTCGCCCACGCCATCGGCACTGGCGAACTCGGCGGCGCCATGACGATGCTCGGCGCGTCGGCGGTGCTGTCCGGGATCGTGGACAACATCCCCTACGTGGCGACCATGGCGCCCGTCACCGCCGACCTCGTGCACACCATGGGCGGCGGCGCCGACCACGTCATGTGGTGGGCCCTGGCCCTCGGCGCCGACCTCGGCGGCAACGCCACGGCGATCGGCGCCAGCGCCAACGTCGTCGTCCTCGGCATCGCGGAACGCAACCGCCGGCCCATCGGCTTCTGGCAGTTCACCAAGTACGGGCTGGTCGTCACCGCCGCCACCGTCGCCGTCTCCCTCGCCTACGTCTGGCTGCGCTACTTCGCCCTCGGCTGA